Below is a window of Candidatus Aminicenantes bacterium DNA.
GAAGGACTGGCGGAACAGCGATTCAAACGTCCGCCCTTCGCCGGGCAGATCGCCTTCCGTGACCAGGAAAAAGAGGCGTTCGGCTTGGCCGTAATGGGCCCGCTTCTGCAGCGACCAGCGCATCCGGCCGGTCCGCAAGGCTTTGGTCCTCGTGCCGGCGATAGTCAAGATCTGAATGGCGTCGGCCTTGACCAGCTTGGGAATAGTGGCTTCGGTGCGCAGATTTTGCAGCTCGTCGTGCAAAGCCCGGCCGATGTCGATGTCGTCACGGGCGAAAAGCCGCTCGACCCAGGGGTAGAACAGCATGGCGAAGGAGTCCTCGCGCTCGGCCTTAGCGGACTTGGCGCCGCATCGTTCGCTCCGGTCCAGCAGGGTTAAAAGCCGGGCGAACTGGGTCGCGTCTGTCTCGTAGTCCCGACCCAGGGACCCCAAGATATGACGGAGCAAGCCATAGCGGCGCAGCTTTTCCAGCACCGGCCGCGTTTCGGCGGAAAGGTCTTTGTTCAGCTCTTCATAGAGGCGGGCGCCGGCGCAGCCCGCGACAAGGGAGGCCTGGGCTCGGATGGCTTTCTCGGCCGCTTCGTCGATGCTGAACCCGATCCGGGCCGCGTGCCGGATGACGCGCCAGATCCGGACCGGGTCTTCGGCGAAGCGGATTTCCGGATCGCCGATAACTCGCACGCGCTTTCGCTCCAGATCCTCCAGCCCGCCGGTATAATCGATGACCGAATCCAGAACGGCGTCGTAGAGCAGGGCGTTGATGGTGATGTCGCGGCGGAAGGCGTCTTCGCGCGGAGTGCCGTAGGGATCGATGGGCTCGACCGCCTCGCCGCGGGCTTCCCGAGCCGCCTGGGCCTCTTCTTCCTCGGGCGGGATGGGCCGGCGGAAGGTGGCCACTTCGATGATCTTGTCGCCCGGAAAATGGACATGGACGAGGCGGAACCGGCGGCCGATGACATAGGCGTTGGGAAAGCGCTTTTTGATCTGGCCGGGCCGGGCATCGGTGGCGATATCGAAGTCTTTGGGTTTGCGGCCGAGCATCAGGTCGCGGACCGCTCCGCCCACGAGGCAGGCCAGAAAACCCTGTTTATCCAGGCGCTCCATGATCTTGAGGGCGTCGGGATCGATGTCCCGGCGAACGATCGGATGATGGGGGGCTTCAAGGATGACGCGGTCCTGGCCGCGGACGGGGGGATGTTGCGGGTCGTGCATTCTCTTCCGGGGGTCTCCGACGGAGGGGGTAGTTTGCGATATCCGGAGGATTCTGTCAATTCCGTTGACAACCCGGCCGCCCCGCACTATCCTCGATGGACCGCCCGGCCGGAACGACCGGCGCGCCGATCGCAGGAGAAGTCGCATGAACGCGCTGTCCGAACGCCTGGCCGCCAAGCATCGCCGCCACCACGGGATCGACCCGGATTTCATCGCCTACGCCCCGGGCCGGGTGGAGATCCTCGGCAACCACACCGATTACAACGAGGGCTTCGTCCTCTCGGCCGCCATCGACGCCGGCATCGCTTACGGCCTGACACCGTCGGGAACTCCCGAGTGTAGGCTGTACTCTGCCGATTTCGAGGAGAGCGTCCGCTGCCCGGCCGACGATCCCGGTCGCACGGACAAAGAGCGCTGGTCGAACTACAGCCGGGGCGTATTCGCTTTTCTCCGGCAGCGCTACGGATTCTCCCCCAAGGGCTTTCTCGGGACCCAGATCGGCGACATTCCCATCGGCGCTGGCCTGTCCAGCTCGGCCGCGCTGGAGATCGCCTGTGGCCTGGCCGTGGCGGCCTTCCACGGCCTCCAGCCGGATCTGATCGACCTGGCCCGGATCGGGCAGAAAGCCGAGCACGAGTACGCCGGGGTGAAATGCGGCCTGCTCGACCAGATTTCGAGCCTGTTCGGCCGGGAAAACTCCTTAGTTTTCACCGATTTCCGCTCGCTCGAAGTCCGGACGGTCGGACTGCCTCCCGGGACGGCCTTCCTGATCGCCAACACGGCCGTCAAACATGCGCTCGTCGATTCCGAATATAACGAACGGCGGCAGCGCTGCGAGCAGGCGGCCGCCTATTTCACGCGGGTTCTGGGGCCGCGGGTCAAGGCCCTGCGGGATGTCACCTGGAACGATCTGGAAGCCCATCGCGGCCCTCTGGATCCGGCGGTCTGGCGGCGTGCCGCCCACCCGGTGGGGGAAAACGAGCGCGTCCTCAAGGGCGTGGCCATGCTGGAGGCCGGCGACGCCGCCGGCTTCGGACGCCTGATGTTCGAATCTCACAAGAGCTCGATGATCTATTTCGAGAACTCCTGCCCCGAGCTCGACACCCTGGTCGAGACGGCGCGAACGACGCCGGGGGTTCTGGGCGCCCGCTTGAGCGGCGGCGGGTTCGGCGGCAGCGTCGTGGCCTTCATCGAAGCGGGCCGGGAAGAAGCCATCGGGCGGGCCCTGGCCGAGGCCTACGAGCAGGC
It encodes the following:
- the galK gene encoding galactokinase gives rise to the protein MNALSERLAAKHRRHHGIDPDFIAYAPGRVEILGNHTDYNEGFVLSAAIDAGIAYGLTPSGTPECRLYSADFEESVRCPADDPGRTDKERWSNYSRGVFAFLRQRYGFSPKGFLGTQIGDIPIGAGLSSSAALEIACGLAVAAFHGLQPDLIDLARIGQKAEHEYAGVKCGLLDQISSLFGRENSLVFTDFRSLEVRTVGLPPGTAFLIANTAVKHALVDSEYNERRQRCEQAAAYFTRVLGPRVKALRDVTWNDLEAHRGPLDPAVWRRAAHPVGENERVLKGVAMLEAGDAAGFGRLMFESHKSSMIYFENSCPELDTLVETARTTPGVLGARLSGGGFGGSVVAFIEAGREEAIGRALAEAYEQAHGHRIEPRLVVPSAGARLVRPA
- a CDS encoding CCA tRNA nucleotidyltransferase, with the protein product MHDPQHPPVRGQDRVILEAPHHPIVRRDIDPDALKIMERLDKQGFLACLVGGAVRDLMLGRKPKDFDIATDARPGQIKKRFPNAYVIGRRFRLVHVHFPGDKIIEVATFRRPIPPEEEEAQAAREARGEAVEPIDPYGTPREDAFRRDITINALLYDAVLDSVIDYTGGLEDLERKRVRVIGDPEIRFAEDPVRIWRVIRHAARIGFSIDEAAEKAIRAQASLVAGCAGARLYEELNKDLSAETRPVLEKLRRYGLLRHILGSLGRDYETDATQFARLLTLLDRSERCGAKSAKAEREDSFAMLFYPWVERLFARDDIDIGRALHDELQNLRTEATIPKLVKADAIQILTIAGTRTKALRTGRMRWSLQKRAHYGQAERLFFLVTEGDLPGEGRTFESLFRQSF